Below is a window of Cytophaga hutchinsonii ATCC 33406 DNA.
CAGAGTGCAGGGGGCACGTTGATGGAAATGAAACTGATTGACTGGACCTGTGAACAATTGCACTTGGGTGCTTCTGCAGACGGTGTATTTACAAGCGGCGGCACACAGTCAAATTTAATGGCGCTGCTGATGGCCCGCGATTATTATATTAACCGCACCTTGTTATACAATGTAAAAATGCAGGGCTTGCCGGAAGATGCAAAACGCTTCCGGGTATTCTGTTCGGAAAAAAGTCACTTCAGCATTAAAAAAGCATGCAGCATACTTGGCCTCGGTGAGCATGCAGTAGTATGTGTTCCTGTAGGAAATCGTTTTAAAATGAACACGAAGGAATTAAAGAACCTGATGGAAAAAGAAATTGCTCAGGGAAACATTCCGATTGCAATTGTTGCAACAGCCGGAACTACAGACTTTGGCAGTATTGATCCGTTAATCGAATTAGGGGAGTTGGCGAAAGAATACGGTACCTGGTTTCATGTGGATGCTGCATATGGCTGCGGACTGATGCTGAGCGATAACCACCGGTATAAATTAAGCGGTATTGAATATGCGAATTCTGTAACCGTTGATTATCACAAATCCTTTTTCCAGCCGGTAAGCTCCAGCGCTTTATTGGTAAGCGATAAAGACACGTTAAGACTTATGTGTTACCATGCGGATTACCTCAATCCGGTAGAGCAGGAAAAAGACGGCTATCCAAACCAGGTAAACAAAACCATTCAGACAACCCGCCGGTTTGATGCACTTAAACTTTGGTTCACACTGCGTTTAATGGGTAAAGACGTATTAGGTGAATACATTGACCAGATCATTTACACCGCTAAACAGGCAGCGAATATGATCGATAAAGATCCCGATTTTGAATTGCTGAACCATCCGGAGATCAGCACACTGCTGTTTCGTTATAATCCGTATTCCACCGAAGTTTCAGCACTGAATACCTTAAATCAGTTTATTCGGAAAAAACTGATGGATTCAGGAAAAGCACTGGTTGCAAGTACAAAAGTAAACAACGAAGTATACCTGAAATTTACCCTGCTGAATCCGGCAACAACTGCAAAAGACATTTCAACCATTTTAGAATTAATAAAAAATATCGGCAATGAATACGCAAGGAATAATTAATAAAAAACAGTGGACTGCAAATTATGTTTTCTCCACCATTATAAACTGTTTCTTAAAGGAACATACCTGCTGGCATAAATTCAACCATGTACCACAGCACGATCCGGCGCTGGCGTCATACATGAATGAATCAGCTAATTTTGAGCTGATCAAAATAAAAGATGCATCTTCTGAAAAAGAAATTTATTGCGCGGTGGATTATTTTTCTCCAACCGGCCGGCATGTATTTCGTTTTCCGATCATTTCACGAAATTCAAGAGAAGATGCATTCGGCAATATTTCTCTGGCAGATTTTATTGCGTTTGTTGAACAGATCAATGATGCAGAAAATACTGTATTAGCAGATCGTGTTCAGGATAGTTTAGCTAATACGAATACGTACATAAACTATGCCGAATCAACAGGAAAATTAAAAACCATTAATAAAGCAATTCAGTCGTTTATTGAAGCAGAGCAGTCTTTATTGCTTGGACACCAGATGCACCCGGTTGCAAAGAGCCGCATGGGGTTCAATGAAACAG
It encodes the following:
- a CDS encoding pyridoxal phosphate-dependent decarboxylase family protein, producing MNHQEANINHYARTLQKTIDFVTAHFRNTTQPFSGITPADLKPAVQSIDFNTTSSSIDDLLLEVKSIYSQHAVAFHLPKYIAHLNCPVVTPSLAAEIIISALNSSMDTWDQSAGGTLMEMKLIDWTCEQLHLGASADGVFTSGGTQSNLMALLMARDYYINRTLLYNVKMQGLPEDAKRFRVFCSEKSHFSIKKACSILGLGEHAVVCVPVGNRFKMNTKELKNLMEKEIAQGNIPIAIVATAGTTDFGSIDPLIELGELAKEYGTWFHVDAAYGCGLMLSDNHRYKLSGIEYANSVTVDYHKSFFQPVSSSALLVSDKDTLRLMCYHADYLNPVEQEKDGYPNQVNKTIQTTRRFDALKLWFTLRLMGKDVLGEYIDQIIYTAKQAANMIDKDPDFELLNHPEISTLLFRYNPYSTEVSALNTLNQFIRKKLMDSGKALVASTKVNNEVYLKFTLLNPATTAKDISTILELIKNIGNEYARNN